One genomic window of Cercospora beticola chromosome 5, complete sequence includes the following:
- a CDS encoding uncharacterized protein (BUSCO:EOG0926047G~antiSMASH:Cluster_8), with amino-acid sequence MATIVTAGEAVARVAYLSSDAIVSVQPSLAADSEFSKFLKQYASKKATSLVSEAPEVISVRHNNDPLLDVYSRVRSGKLTTVTTSSDVLVKSIPHLYRLAQYPVVIHVNLHPSGYPDYADITSVRHAGLTFLQSTTLQEAQDLALTAHALAIRSGKGVVHFFDAANSKQDQPIAPEDRSLVEETLNLDLVRTLQSTKSDETGVYVSEGLAPKVEGIQLSGKTAAPAANTASAEGTPAKEQSSASSSASSERKGSSAGISEAESATTVDSQPKPPSSEDVDTICTSIWSQIKAKTGRSYSAFNYTGPANAENALFLFGSDPGLFSAEFDAASPSDFFSSVGLITPVLYRPWLTERLTESLPKSIKKIAVLEQIKRKTTKWGPILLDLLMSLKASSQGASPLIVGYQLGYIEYSTVTQALSGIFQNLTSKSPIQNLKIGAHDAPSKTEVATKQPALENAYMKILDQVFGERLYIANALKSSNAGINQTIKASPEFGFGSLLARKKHRQRFVGEVQEALKAKSFATDAPLKWLSQWSLVAEEPEKANKVAPEVLARLSNDGSPAAYQLLSSKGLFYKESQWLVGSDAWSYDLGNSGVHHVLASGENVNMLIIDSTPYSDRAAADAARRKKDIGLYAMNFGNAYVASTAVYSSYTQVLQAMMEAEAFNGPSVVLAYLPYSHENDSPLNALQETKKAVDVGYWPLYRWDPKAEERGDETFKLDSERIKEELKEFLKRDNYMTQLMKRHPEFHANLSESYGTEVRKVQMRKAKDAYEVLLEGLQGAPMTVLFASDGGNAENLAKRLANRGKARGLKTMFMAMDDYPVEDLGREENVVLITSTAGQGEFPQNGRNFWEAVKNSTDLDLANVKYSTFALGDSHYWPRKEDKHYYNKPGKDLHARLAALGAQELVACGLGDDQDPDGYQTGYQEWEPKLWDTLGVGNVEGLPEEPPPMTNEDIKIGSNFLRGTIVEGLEDQSTGAISAADQQLTKFHGTYMQDDRDLRDERKAQGLEPAYSFMIRCRLAGGVATAQQWVQMDDIANSLGNETMKLTTRQTFQFHGIVKAKLKPAMQAINRALMTTIAACGDINRNVMCSSLPTKSTLHGQAHAVAKRISDHLLPGAASIAYHEIWLKGMDGEKDLKLAGDAVQDLEPLYGPTYLPRKFKITIAVPPHNDTDVYAHDIGLIAIQGEDGQLAGFNILAGGGMGATHNMKKTYPQVGRMFGYVPADEAHIACEKIMLIQRDNGDRKNRKQARLKYTIDRLGVDFFKSEVERIWGRKFEEPRPFKFESNVDTFGWLKDERGLNHFTLFIENGRIEDTADFKMKTGLREIAQVHKGEFRLTGNQHLILSNVADADLPQMKELLAKYKLDNVNFSGLRLSSSACVAFPTCGLAMAESERYLPELITKLEGALEENGLRQESIVMRMTGCPNGCARPWLAEVAFVGKAYGAYNMYLGGGYHGNRLNKLYRSSIKEEEILAILKPMLKQYALERNEGERFGDFVIRKGIIVATNGGQDFHENTAELEEDDE; translated from the exons ATGGCTACTATTGTGACTGCCGGCGAAGCAG TCGCTCGTGTCGCCTACCTCTCCTCCGACGCCATCGTCTCCGTCCAGCCTTCGCTCGCCGCCGACTCGGAGTTCTCCAAATTCCTCAAACAGTATGCGAGCAAAAAGGCCACCTCACTCGTGAGCGAGGCACCCGAGGTCATTTCAGTGCGACATAACAATGATCCTCTGCTGGATGTATACTCGCGCGTGCGCAGTGGCAAACTCACCACTGtcaccaccagcagcgaTGTGTTAGTCAAGAGCATTCCACATTTGTACCGGTTAGCACAGTATCCCGTGGTGATACACGTGAACCTACATCCGAGCGGATACCCAGATTATGCCGATATCACGAGTGTTAGACACGCAGGCCTCACCTTCCTGCAGAGTACTACACTGCAAGAGGCGCAAGATCTGGCCTTGACTGCGCACGCTTTGGCAATCCGCTCAGGTAAGGGTGTAGTGCATTTCTTCGATGCTGCGAACAGCAAGCAAGACCAGCCCATCGCACCCGAGGACCGCAGCCTTGTCGAAGAGACATTGAACCTTGATCTTGTCAGGACATTGCAGAGCACAAAGAGCGACGAGACTGGCGTGTACGTCAGTGAGGGCCTTGCACCCAAGGTGGAGGGAATCCAGCTTTCCGGAAAGACAGCGGCACCAGCAGCGAACACTGCATCTGCCGAGGGCACTCCCGCAAAAGAGCAGTCatctgcctcttcttcagcgtcCTCAGAGCGCAAGGGCAGCAGTGCTGGTATCTCTGAGGCAGAATCCGCCACGACGGTAGACTCACAGCCAAAGCCACCAAGCTCAGAAGACGTGGACACAATCTGCACCAGCATCTGGTCACAGATCAAGGCTAAGACCGGCCGGTCATACAGCGCCTTCAACTACACTGGTCCTGCAAACGCCGAGAAcgcgctcttcttgttcGGCAGCGATCCAGGACTTTTCAGCGCAGAATTCGATGCAGCCAGTCCTtcggacttcttctccagTGTCGGTCTTATCACACCGGTCCTGTACCGGCCGTGGCTTACGGAGCGTTTGACTGAGAGCCTACCAAAGAgcatcaagaagatcgcggTGCTTGAGCAAATCAAGAGGAAGACAACGAAATGGGGCCCAATTCTGCTCGATCTGCTCATGTCTCTCAAGGCCAGCTCACAGGGTGCTTCGCCACTGATTGTGGGCTATCAATTGGGTTACATTGAATACTCGACAGTGACACAAGCACTGAGTGGTATCTTCCAAAACTTGACCTCAAAATCCCCAATTCAGAATTTGAAGATCGGTGCGCACGACGCCCCTTCAAAGACTGAGGTTGCCACCAAGCAGCCAGCGTTGGAAAACGCATATATGAAGATCCTGGATCAGGTCTTTGGCGAGCGATTATACATTGCCAATGCGCTGAAGTCCAGCAACGCCGGCATCAACCAGACCATCAAGGCTAGCCCAGAATTTGGATTCGGTTCGTTGCTCGCCAGGAAGAAGCACCGACAGCGCTTCGTTGGCGAAGTGCAGGAAGCTCTAAAGGCCAAGAGCTTTGCCACAGATGCCCCATTGAAATGGCTATCGCAGTGGTCGTTGGTCGCAGAGGAGCCAGAAAAGGCCAACAAGGTCGCCCCCGAGGTTCTCGCCCGCCTTTCCAACGATGGCTCACCAGCCGCCTATCAACTTCTCAGTTCGAAGGGATTGTTCTACAAGGAGTCTCAATGGCTCGTTGGAAGCGACGCCTGGAGCTACGATCTCGGCAACAGCGGTGTGCACCATGTCCTCGCAAGCGGCGAGAATGTGAACATGCTCATCATCGACTCCACCCCCTACAGCGATCGTGCAGCTGCTGATGCAGCACGTAGAAAGAAGGACATTGGTCTGTACGCCATGAACTTCGGCAATGCTTACGTTGCCAGCACTGCGGTTTACAGCAGCTACACGCAAGTCCTACAAGCGATGATGGAAGCCGAGGCCTTCAATGGCCCATCGGTCGTCCTTGCATACCTCCCATACAGCCACGAAAACGACAGCCCACTCAATGCCCTGCaggagacgaagaaggcggttGACGTTGGATACTGGCCACTTTACAGGTGGGACCCGAAGGCTGAGGAAAGAGGCGATGAGACATTCAAGCTCGACTCTGAGCGCATCAAGGAAGAGCTCAAGGAGTTCCTGAAGAGGGACAACTACATGACTCAGCTCATGAAGAGACATCCAGAGTTCCACGCCAACCTGTCAGAGTCGTATGGCACAGAGGTGCGCAAGGTGCAGATGCGCAAGGCCAAGGACGCATACGAGGTCCTCCTCGAGGGGTTGCAGGGCGCTCCAATGACTGTCCTCTTCGCCTCAGATGGTGGCAACGCCGAGAATCTCGCAAAGCGCCTTGCTAACCGCGGCAAAGCGAGAGGCTTGAAGACCATGTTCATGGCTATGGATGACTATCCAGTGGAGGATCTGGGGCGAGAGGAGAACGTTGTCCTCATCACGTCCACTGCTGGTCAAGGTGAATTCCCACAGAACGGACGCAATTTCTGGGAAGCCGTCAAGAACTCGACGGACCTCGATCTGGCCAACGTCAAATACAGCACCTTTGCACTTGGTGACTCGCACTACTGGCCACGAAAGGAAGACAAGCACTACTACAACAAGCCTGGAAAGGACTTGCACGCTCGTCTTGCCGCCTTGGGTGCGCAGGAGTTGGTTGCATGTGGTCTTGGTGATGATCAAGACCCAGATGGTTACCAGACCGGCTACCAAGAGTGGGAGCCAAAGCTGTGGGATACCCTGGGTGTTGGTAATGTCGAGGGACTACCAGAGGAGCCACCGCCAATGACCAACGAGGACATCAAGATCGGGTCCAACTTCTTGCGTGGAACCATCGTTGAAGGCCTCGAGGACCAATCAACTGGAGCTATCAGTGCGGCCGATCAGCAGCTTACCAAGTTCCATGGCACCTACATGCAGGACGACCGTGATCTTCGCGACGAGCGTAAGGCACAAGGGCTGGAGCCTGCGTACAGCTTTATGATTCGTTGCAGATTGGCGGGTGGTGTGGCCACTGCTCAGCAGTGGGTGCAAATGGACGATATTGCCAACAGCTTGGGTAACGAGACCATGAAGCTCACCACACGTCAGACCTTCCAGTTCCACGGAATCGTCAAGGCCAAGCTGAAGCCAGCCATGCAAGCTATCAACAGGGCACTCATGACGACCATCGCTGCTTGCGGTGACATCAACCGTAATGTCATGTGCTCCTCGCTCCCCACCAAGAGCACTCTTCACGGACAGGCCCACGCTGTTGCAAAGAGAATCTCCGACCACCTCCTTCCTGGCGCTGCTTCTATCGCTTACCACGAGATCTGGCTGAAGGGCATGGATGGTGAGAAGGACCTCAAGCTTGCTGGTGATGCTGTGCAAGACCTCGAGCCATTGTATGGACCCACCTACTTGCCACGTAAGTTCAAGATCACAATTGCTGTGCCGCCTCACAACGACACCGACGTCTATGCACACGATATTGGTCTCATCGCAATCCAAGGCGAGGATGGCCAGCTTGCTGGTTTCAACATTCTTGCTGGTGGTGGTATGGGTGCTACGCACAACATGAAGAAGACCTACCCACAGGTCGGCCGCATGTTTGGTTACGTCCCCGCGGATGAGGCCCACATCGCTTGCGAGAAGATCATGCTCATTCAGCGTGATAACGGTGACCGCAAGAACCGCAAGCAAGCTCGTCTGAAGTATACCATCGATCGTCTTGGCGTGGACTTCTTCAAGAGTGAGGTCGAGCGCATCTGGGGCCGCAAGTTCGAGGAGCCACGGCCTTTCAAGTTTGAGAGCAACGTTGATACCTTTGGCTGGCTAAAGGACGAACGGGGGCTGAACCACTTCACTTTGTTCATTGAGAACGGACGTATCGAAGATACTGCCGATTTCAAGATGAAGACTGGTCTTCGTGAGATTGCTCAGGTGCACAAGGGCGAGTTCCGTCTTACTGGCAACCAGCACTTGATCTTGTCGAACGTCGCCGATGCCGATCTGCCTCAGATGAAGGAACTTTTGGCCAAGTACAAACTTGACAACGTCAACTTTTCTGGCCTGCGACTGAGCTCTTCTGCTTGTGTGGCCTTCCCAACCTGTGGTCTGGCCATGGCTGAATCTGAGCGATACCTTCCAGAGCTCATCACCAAGCTCGAGGGCGCCCTCGAGGAGAACGGTCTTCGACAAGAGAGCATCGTCATGCGTATGACCGGTTGTCCGAACGGTTGCGCTCGTCCTTGGCTTGCAGAGGTCGCCTTTGTTGGCAAGGCTTACGGCGCTTACAACATGTACCTTGGAGGTGGCTACCACGGCAACCGACTGAACAAGCTGTACCGAAGCTCAATCAAGGAGGAGGAAATTTTGGCTATCCTGAAGCCGATGTTGAAGCAGTATGCTCTGGAGAGGAATGAGGGTGAGAGATTTGGTGACTTTGTCATCCGCAAGGGTATCATTGTTGCAACGAATGGTGGGCAGGATTTCCATGAGAAC ACTGCTGaattggaagaagatgacgaatAG
- a CDS encoding uncharacterized protein (antiSMASH:Cluster_8) encodes MGQVTQSMSEFLPNFQPHNHVHGEHYLETRGPFPTQGTTLNTTAQIIDIVDRRSGVTVCVGLTTSDAATGRDICYNEWTSFVMKVPGAGAAAKALPRGNRTASYPAPSRAPDAIREFKTSAEQSALYRAASGDLNPLHIDPAVAKAGGFPGPILTGTCTIGMGVKAVMDAFADGSEKRFRSVKLRLTKPVFPGEVVRTEMWREDGGKRVVYRQVAGEEGRVVINNAAVDLGEVVERSRLS; translated from the coding sequence ATGGGCCAAGTGACACAGTCCATGTCCGAATTCCTTCCCAACTTCCAACCACACAACCATGTTCACGGCGAGCATTATCTCGAGACACGAGGACCATTTCCCACGCAAGGGACAACACTCAACACCACAGCTCAAATTATAGATATCGTTGACCGCCGTTCTGGCGTTACAGTCTGCGTTGGTCTCACAACCAGCGACGCCGCGACAGGAAGAGACATCTGCTACAACGAATGGACGTCCTTCGTTATGAAAGTCCCCGGAGCAGGCGCAGCTGCCAAAGCTCTTCCACGAGGCAACAGGACTGCATCGTATCCCGCACCTTCGCGAGCTCCGGACGCAATACGAGAGTTCAAGACCTCAGCTGAGCAAAGTGCATTATATCGCGCAGCATCAGGGGATCTCAATCCTTTACATATCGATCCCGCAGTCGCAAAGGCAGGAGGTTTTCCTGGTCCGATTTTGACGGGAACGTGTACGATTGGGATGGGAGTCAAAGCTGTGATGGATGCGTTTGCCGATGGGAGCGAGAAGAGGTTCCGGAGTGTGAAGTTGAGGTTGACTAAGCCTGTTTTTCCTGGTGAGGTGGTGAGGACGGAGATGTGGAGGGAGGATGGGGGAAAGAGGGTTGTGTATAGGCAGGTTGCTGGGGAGGAGGGGAGGGTTGTTATTAATAATGCCGCGGTGGACTTGGGTGAGGTAGTTGAGAGGTCGAGGCTCTCGTAA
- a CDS encoding uncharacterized protein (antiSMASH:Cluster_8), whose translation MSEDYSSYLDTWDWDQSDATQWQHIFDEQAREGQETDTQAGNGISAYGSVAQVGTAAHMESGIAHGFGQALLDPALFLSSSDVALPSVEQHESGPSDHVVTRSSTEHAQQQARADYRASVPENPAYNLSANVYGYVEWSSNVNTHGRENISATPVPVRQGDGRTANTQNCEGTNNGNGVESTAQDPDQFQQIIDPAFFQQDLHNFMPADYNQNAIPHAQANNHGVVDWLNMPTQSAGEYHYDAVHQSQTYSQGYHFDNTAATQLPDHSLHLAYRNQSLSNEPPRQGHDPSFSPEAAYSTDIFSPTPGPSEFSPEPEPKTRRARSSTTKNPNTIVMKTSVNCVAPGCGRPFRNRTHVLDLCNRCARKHDRRTAEAQPNLLDPDVPDIVAARALIYPPQAGRGPPVSQDELAHILAHEDIYIQRLLDAVNFVVPGGEGGNSKAPGLSWETRQQITFNQKLRMEGTSHKGAEGLYRRSLITARLRALFLELHQFHTGAQESFYAIGGNNAGYNADTSMTFQERFESVREFLRTNKRMVMDVIEGRGVKSIVANPKGYNKRKVSNNACNEDKKEIMGKGKERMGSVGLGVDGKGKKKRRRGVEDKGEETGGRGPKRVTRSVATAEGVEVASRVEEAPFETRLREALSAGWDGSGVGEGPSAFR comes from the coding sequence ATGTCGGAAGACTACTCCAGCTATCTCGATACGTGGGACTGGGATCAGAGCGACGCCACGCAGTGGCAGCACATATTCGACGAACAAGCACGCGAGGGTCAAGAAACAGACACACAGGCAGGCAATGGCATCAGTGCATATGGATCGGTTGCTCAGGTCGGTACGGCCGCACATATGGAGAGTGGAATTGCGCATGGCTTCGGCCAAGCACTCCTTGACCCGGCGCTTTTCCTCAGCAGCTCAGACGTGGCCCTGCCGTCCGTCGAGCAGCATGAATCAGGACCAAGCGACCATGTCGTAACGAGATCTTCGACAGAACATGCACAACAGCAGGCGCGTGCCGACTACAGAGCAAGTGTGCCAGAAAACCCCGCATACAACTTGTCGGCCAATGTATACGGGTACGTCGAATGGTCGAGCAATGTCAATACCCATGGTCGAGAAAATATCTCCGCTACGCCCGTCCCGGTGCGACAAGGAGATGGCCGCACGGCCAACACGCAAAATTGCGAAGGGACAAACAACGGAAATGGAGTCGAGAGCACCGCACAAGATCCAGATCAGTTCCAGCAGATCATAGATCCCGCATTCTTCCAGCAAGATCTGCACAACTTCATGCCCGCGGATTATAATCAGAATGCTATCCCGCACGCGCAAGCCAACAATCATGGCGTGGTGGATTGGCTGAATATGCCCACCCAGTCTGCTGGAGAGTACCACTACGATGCAGTGCACCAAAGCCAAACCTATTCGCAAGGCTACCATTTCGACAACACGGCGGCCACACAGTTGCCCGATCATAGTCTTCACCTGGCATACCGCAATCAGTCTCTCTCGAATGAACCTCCGCGACAAGGACATGATCCATCCTTCAGCCCTGAGGCAGCTTATAGCACTGATATCTTCAGTCCAACACCAGGACCGTCCGAGTTCTCCCCAGAACCTGAGCCAAAAACGCGGCGAGCACGATCCTCGACCACGAAGAATCCCAACACCATCGTCATGAAGACTTCTGTCAATTGCGTGGCACCTGGCTGCGGGCGACCTTTCCGCAATCGCACTCACGTCCTCGATCTATGCAATCGCTGTGCACGCAAACACGATCGtcgcacagcagaagcacaaCCCAATCTTCTCGACCCCGACGTCCCAGACATCGTCGCCGCTCGTGCTCTCATCTACCCACCTCAAGCTGGTCGCGGTCCACCCGTTTCGCAAGACGAACTCGCCCACATTCTCGCTCACGAAGACATCTACATCCAACGTCTCCTCGATGCCGTCAACTTCGTCGTTCCcggcggcgaaggcggcAACTCCAAAGCCCCCGGCCTCAGCTGGGAGACCCGACAACAAATCACCTTCAATCAAAAACTCCGCATGGAAGGCACCTCTCACAAAGGCGCCGAAGGCCTCTATCGCCGCTCCCTCATCACAGCTCGTCTCCGCGCCCTCTTCCTCGAACTTCACCAATTCCACACCGGCGCTCAAGAATCCTTCTACGCCATCGGCGGCAATAACGCTGGCTATAATGCAGACACGTCAATGACATTCCAAGAACGCTTCGAATCTGTTCGAGAGTTTTTGCGAACGAATAAGCGAATGGTGATGGATGTGATTGAGGGGAGAGGGGTGAAGAGTATTGTGGCGAATCCTAAGGGGTATAACAAGCGGAAAGTGAGTAATAATGCTTGTAAtgaggataagaaggagatTATGGGGAAGGGGAAGGAGAGGATGGGGAGTGTGGGGTTGGGGGTTGATGGAaaggggaagaagaagaggagacgtGGGGTGGAGGATAAGGGTGAGGAGACTGGTGGGAGAGGGCCGAAGAGGGTTACGAGAAGTGTTGCGACTGCGGAGGGCGTTGAAGTTGCGTCAAGGGTTGAGGAAGCGCCTTTTGAGACGAGGTTAAGGGAGGCTTTGAGTGCTGGGTGGGATGGCTCGGGGGTTGGAGAGGGTCCGAGTGCTTTTCGGTGA
- a CDS encoding uncharacterized protein (antiSMASH:Cluster_8), translating into MSRIMTTLMLCMLCSAEALGASSVIEQYGVAFSLTNGYDVASAYLPNGTYLDIAKVEGGRAYKTFMRSMPHPEDGTSRLLEGYPSRGPSRCPLPGPLCYLWPDNGHEDDILIAIIRAMKASSEAALEHHVEKVLLGVPCLLPTYAFNKLVDVFDKSLRNAGLLSPHRAQHNRQYAGIDKGINFDCLFPPPQDTEHGEEADDDTIVLAVEATRNSLSLSIWHAECAMWELMRQAPQSFELGSMALTVCREQQDPRCLQELEGAIRQVAAVPIDAGGAVDDRTGTVVVSEKVPKTTI; encoded by the exons ATGAGCCGCATAATGACCACGTTGATGCTCTGCATGTTGTGTTCAGCAGAAGCACTGGGTGCAAGTTCTGTAATTGAGCAATATGGCGTCGCATTCTCGCTGACCAATGGATATGA TGTTGCAAGTGCGTATCTGCCAAACGGCACATATTTGGATATCGCCAAAGTAGAAGGAGGAAGGGCTTATAAGACTTTTATGAGAAGCATGCCTCATCCGGAAGACGGGACAAGCAGGCTTCTTGAAGGGTATCCAAGTCGTGGTCCTTCGCGTTGTCCTCTCCCAGGACCATTGTGCTATCTCTGGCCAGACAATGGTCATGAAGACGACATCCTCATTGCCATTATCAGAGCTATGAAAGCAAGCTCTGAAGCGGCACTTGAACACCATGTCGAGAAAGTCCTGCTCGGAGTGCCTTGTCTGCTACCAACATATGCTTTTAACAAGCTTGTGGACGTATTTGATAAGTCCCTACGCAATGCAGGCTTGTTGTCCCCACATCGAGCCCAGCACAACAGACAATACGCTGGAATCGACAAAGGCATCAATTTCGATTGTCTGTTTCCTCCGCCTCAGGATACCGAGCATGGGGAGGAGGCAGACGACGATACAATTGTCTTAGCCGTGGAAGCCACTCGAAATTCGCTGAGCTTGAGTATATGGCACGCGGAATGTGCTATGTGGGAGTTGATGCGCCAGGCTCCGCAGTCATTTGAGCTAGGTTCCATGGCGCTGACAGTATGTCGCGAACAGCAGGACCCACGATGTTTGCAGGAACTGGAGGGCGCTATTCGTCAGGTCGCTGCAGTCCCAATCGATGCGGGCGGTGCTGTGGACGACCGTACCGGTACAGTGGTGGTTTCGGAGAAGGTGCCGAAGACCACGATTTGA
- a CDS encoding uncharacterized protein (antiSMASH:Cluster_8) — MPPKVLAKNEGAKGVLPVNAATRAAASAKGPAPRLKLEVRRLPPGLTLSEFEEILGDEWKLGNGKVDWREYRQGKVKQSLGKVPEQSRCYIHVVNEAAVSAFEARFLAVTFHDKAGTYKNPDIKHLPPTLGFAPNQRTTINTKLRTDNRQGTIDQDPEFIAFLEAETQPIARPPALDNANAETEKTEKPAVTSTPLIEALREKKANKAKAAETKADKKDGKNHTRTESKADAPAEKPTKEGKNHQPQQQKVEQATKEAVKAVNKQVASKQQQAQQRPASPQQTQQKGNTPARGKKGAQPAQNTKAQNGTPSKAAASTPAPAPAATAQTPAQQTPPRAPRQRGNADGIKKMLQKDLAGIRSKAMPAANRNATPNSTNAQSVPTAPKEQQQKPAPKPPTAPKSQPQAKQQGQQQPTPSASTTKAYLKHANPSQGMTEILIQQALSQYGEVTNVTIDPRKGTAIALFKDPEGLKKAFAAKKVPVANGSVEILEWKDRGANNNGGNRGGFRGGRGGGRGGRGGGAVASPAPAAASTKGDSGS, encoded by the exons ATGCCGCCCAAGGTGCTGGCTAAGAACGAAGGCGCCAAGGGCGTGCTGCCCGTCAACGCCGCCACCCGCGCAGCAGCCAGCGCCAAAGGACCCGCCCCGCGCCTGAAGCTCGAAGTCCGCCGACTGCCACCGGGCCTCACGCTGTCCGAATTTGAGGAAATTCTGGGAGATGAGTGGAAGTTGGGCAATGGCAAAGTGGACTGGCGAGAATACCGGCAAGGAAAGGTCAAGCAGTCGCTGGGCAAAGTGCCCGAGCAGAGTCGCTGCTACATCCATGTGGTCAACGAGGCTGCTGTGTCTGCCTTTGAGGCTCGTTTCCTGGCTGTCACCTTCCACGATAAGGCGGGGACGTACAAGAACCCGGATATTAAGCATCTTCCGCCGACACTGGGGTTTGCGCCAAATCAGCGAACGACGATCAACACGAAGTTGCGAACAGACAATCGACAGGGCACAATCGATCAGGACCCGGAGTTTATTGCATTCCTCGAAGCCGAGACACAGCCTATTGCACGCCCACCTGCGCTCGATAATGCGAACGCAGAGACGGAGAAAACCGAGAAGCCTGCGGTGACGAGTACGCCGctaatagaagctctgcgggagaagaaggcaaatAAAGCCAAAGCAGCTGAAACAAAAGCGGACAAGAAAGATGGTAAGAACCATACACGCACCGAAAGTAAGGCTGATGCGCCTGCGGAGAAGCCTACCAAAGAGGGCAAGAACCAtcagccgcaacagcagaaggTAGAGCAGGCGACCAAAGAGGCTGTCAAGGCAGTGAACAAGCAGGTTGCGAGTAAGCAGCAACAGGCCCAACAGCGCCCAGCCTCCCCGCAACAGACGCAACAGAAGGGGAACACTCCAGCTAGAGGCAAGAAGGGGGCACAACCAGCACAAAACACCAAAGCACAGAATGGCACGCCTTCGAAAGCTGCTGCGTCAACGCCCGCTCCAGCGCCTGCAGCCACGGCACAGACACCAGCACAACAAACTCCGCCAAGAGCGCCACGGCAACGTGGTAACGCAGATG GCATCAAGAagatgctgcagaaggacCTCGCGGGCATCCGATCGAAGGCAATGCCGGCGGCAAATAGGAATGCCACTCCAAACTCAACCAACGCACAGTCAGTTCCTACTGCTCCAAAAGAACAACAGCAGAAACCTGCACCTAAACCACCAACGGCACCAAAGTCACAGCCACAGGCCAAACAACAGGGCCAACAGCAGCCGACACCATCGGCATCCACCACGAAAGCCTACCTGAAGCATGCCAACCCCAGCCAAGGAATGACTGAGATACTCATCCAGCAAGCACTGTCGCAATACGGTGAAGTGACCAATGTAACCATCGACCCTAGGAAGGGTACCGCTATCGCTCTCTTCAAAGACCCAGAGGGTCTCAAGAAAGCCTTTGCAGCAAAGAAAGTCCCGGTCGCTAATGGCAGTGTTGAGATCCTGGAATGGAAAGATCGCGGTGCCAACAACAATGGAGGTAATAGAGGCGGGTTCAGAGGCGGTCGAGGAGGAGGCCGCGGTGGCAGAGGCGGAGGCGCTGTTGCCTCTCCTGCACCGGCCGCAGCGTCGACCAAAGGCGACAGTGGCTCTTGA
- a CDS encoding uncharacterized protein (antiSMASH:Cluster_8), with protein sequence MLGSVSGIQLLSMTHLREGKCFRTTTSARSRIKVLQFDCCRASVGSMATLVESCRALESLSISWLPYVAVDIRRLSKSISQHAATLRTLRLSSYDLGFLYVIPFLENLTNLWSLDIDEHFLTGGDPLGPNWPPLPVLPSQLQHLDVASGAPPADFPPILEGLAPHLQNLACIRVRLRRFDRTDFTEFIEKKEIRHGLRFREDKPWLISCSALEDCLTFDCARTDEKSVRDSFLEVAAELANKGMLRTMRDYFLTGQLAYRPRSCCRVYEKELSVRYPRRLMDVSYITSPDEPAGELAA encoded by the coding sequence ATGCTTGGTAGCGTGTCCGGCATTCAACTCTTGTCCATGACCCACCTTAGAGAAGGCAAATGCTTCCGAACAACGACCAGTGCGAGATCGAGAATCAAAGTGCTCCAGTTCGACTGCTGTAGGGCTAGCGTTGGATCCATGGCCACACTGGTCGAATCGTGCAGGGCACTCGAATCTCTGTCAATCTCTTGGCTCCCATACGTGGCCGTGGACATCAGGCGCCTGTCCAAAAGTATCAGTCAGCACGCTGCCACCCTTCGTACGCTACGTTTAAGTAGCTACGACCTTGGGTTCCTGTATGTAATACCATTCCTCGAGAACCTTACCAATCTATGGTCGCTCGACATTGATGAACACTTCTTGACAGGCGGAGACCCGTTGGGCCCGAACTGGCCTCCTCTACCTGTACTCCCTTCCCAACTCCAACACCTGGATGTGGCCTCTGGGGCACCACCTGCGGATTTTCCACCCATACTCGAAGGACTTGCACCCCATTTGCAGAATCTCGCCTGCATACGGGTGAGACTGCGACGATTTGATCGAACCGATTTCACCGAATTcatcgagaagaaagagattcGACACGGTCTGAGGTTCCGAGAAGATAAACCGTGGCTGATTAGCTGCTCCGCTCTTGAGGACTGCCTCACCTTCGATTGTGCGCGCACCGACGAGAAATCCGTTCGCGATTCTTTTCTGGAAGTCGCCGCGGAGCTTGCAAATAAGGGCATGCTGAGGACAATGAGAGACTACTTCCTGACTGGACAACTAGCATACAGACCACGATCATGCTGTCGAGTCTACGAAAAAGAGCTATCGGTTAGATACCCCAGGCGATTGATGGACGTGTCCTACATCACTTCGCCTGACGAGCCAGCCGGGGAACTCGCTGCATAG